A stretch of the Fodinicurvata sediminis DSM 21159 genome encodes the following:
- a CDS encoding tripartite tricarboxylate transporter permease, whose product METLNLLADGFAVALTPTNLMLAVLGCFLGTLIGSLPGLGPVNGVAILIPVAFSLELDPTSALILLSCIYYGCMYGGRISSILLNIPGDEPAIMTTLDGYPMAKAGKASEALAISAVASFIGATFATIGLTLFAPMLASVAIHFGPSDYFALYVMAFATIGGITGANPFKTLIAAFLGLMIAAVGLDPGTGVARFTFDSFHLYDGFDPIVAIVGLFAISEVLMYLEKMDQLQGKMVPLGRAIPKLKDILSGGWAYIRGSVIGFVSGVLPGAGASLGAFLSYIAEQRWSDKDGSFGKGNPKGVAAPEAGNNSASGGALIPMLTLGVPGSGTTAVMLALLISLNIQPGPLLFERQPDIVWGLIAALYIANFVLLLLNVPLISFFTRALSMPQWILMPFVVMVSFMGVYSISHSTFDLLVMVGFGLFGYILRKVGVSLVPIILGLLLGAEMENNLRRALSISDGNFGILFQSPIALALYAITATMLCLSFYLAFRKRRRAGEKSV is encoded by the coding sequence ATGGAAACCCTGAACCTGTTGGCTGACGGTTTTGCCGTGGCGTTGACGCCGACCAACCTGATGCTGGCCGTGCTCGGCTGTTTCCTGGGCACTCTGATCGGCTCGCTGCCGGGTCTTGGGCCGGTAAATGGCGTGGCCATCCTGATTCCCGTCGCCTTTTCCCTGGAACTGGATCCCACCTCGGCCCTGATCCTGTTGTCCTGCATCTACTACGGCTGCATGTACGGCGGGCGCATCTCCAGCATTCTGCTGAACATTCCCGGAGACGAGCCGGCGATCATGACCACGCTGGACGGCTATCCCATGGCCAAGGCAGGCAAGGCGTCCGAAGCGCTTGCAATCTCCGCCGTTGCCTCCTTCATCGGGGCCACCTTCGCGACCATCGGCCTGACGCTCTTTGCGCCCATGCTGGCCAGTGTGGCCATCCATTTCGGTCCCAGCGATTATTTCGCCCTCTATGTCATGGCTTTTGCCACGATCGGAGGCATTACCGGCGCCAATCCCTTCAAGACTTTGATCGCCGCCTTCCTGGGGCTGATGATCGCCGCGGTGGGCCTGGATCCGGGCACGGGCGTGGCGCGCTTCACCTTCGACTCCTTCCATCTCTATGACGGTTTCGATCCCATCGTCGCCATCGTCGGGTTGTTCGCCATCAGTGAGGTGCTGATGTACCTGGAGAAGATGGACCAGCTGCAGGGCAAGATGGTGCCGCTGGGCCGTGCAATCCCGAAGCTGAAGGACATCCTCTCCGGCGGCTGGGCATATATCCGAGGCTCCGTGATCGGCTTTGTATCGGGCGTTCTGCCAGGGGCGGGGGCGTCGCTGGGCGCCTTCCTGTCCTATATCGCCGAGCAGCGCTGGAGCGACAAGGACGGCTCGTTCGGCAAGGGCAATCCCAAGGGTGTGGCAGCCCCCGAGGCGGGGAACAATTCGGCCTCGGGCGGTGCGCTCATTCCAATGCTGACACTTGGCGTGCCGGGCAGTGGGACGACGGCGGTGATGCTGGCGCTGCTGATCTCGCTCAACATCCAGCCAGGTCCCCTGCTGTTCGAGCGTCAGCCGGACATCGTCTGGGGCCTGATCGCGGCACTCTATATCGCCAACTTCGTGCTGCTGCTGCTGAATGTGCCGCTGATCAGCTTCTTCACGCGGGCACTCAGCATGCCGCAGTGGATCCTGATGCCTTTCGTGGTGATGGTCAGTTTCATGGGCGTCTATTCCATCAGCCACTCGACCTTCGACCTGCTGGTCATGGTGGGCTTCGGTTTGTTCGGCTATATCCTGCGCAAGGTTGGGGTATCGCTGGTGCCGATCATCCTGGGTTTGCTGCTGGGTGCGGAGATGGAGAACAACCTGAGGCGTGCCTTGTCCATATCCGACGGCAATTTCGGCATCCTCTTCCAGAGTCCCATTGCCCTGGCGCTTTATGCCATCACGGCGACCATGCTGTGCCTTTCGTTCTATCTAGCTTTCCGCAAGCGCCGGCGGGCCGGGGAAAAATCCGTCTAG
- a CDS encoding tripartite tricarboxylate transporter TctB family protein translates to MTDRIVGLVILASAIWYGVTAGTYEASFGDPLGPAAFPVMLSVPVAVLSLFLLIRPDANPDWARGAALLRQVAAICILVSYALLLERLGFLFVTFLAVALLGRLLGSQWGKSAVSGAVISLVLFVAFDQVLGLPLPALPEFMS, encoded by the coding sequence ATGACAGACCGCATCGTTGGCCTGGTTATCCTGGCCTCTGCGATCTGGTACGGAGTGACCGCAGGCACCTATGAGGCAAGTTTCGGCGATCCTCTGGGGCCTGCGGCCTTTCCTGTCATGCTGTCCGTGCCCGTGGCGGTGCTGAGCCTGTTCCTGCTGATCCGGCCGGATGCCAATCCGGACTGGGCGCGCGGTGCCGCACTGCTGCGCCAGGTGGCCGCCATCTGCATCCTGGTGAGCTATGCCCTGTTGCTCGAGCGGCTGGGCTTCCTGTTCGTGACCTTTCTGGCGGTTGCCCTGCTGGGGCGCCTGCTTGGCAGTCAATGGGGCAAGTCCGCAGTTTCGGGTGCAGTGATCAGCCTGGTGCTCTTCGTGGCCTTTGACCAGGTGCTGGGCCTGCCACTTCCCGCCTTGCCTGAATTCATGAGCTGA
- a CDS encoding Bug family tripartite tricarboxylate transporter substrate binding protein: MTAISRVLGTAVVFASLGAFQAQAAECIAPADPGGGWDFTCRTVGKLLHDLDLVDEPVQVTNMPGGVGATAYANVMSKRADDESLLVATSTVGVTQIAQDKYPAGTDVMRWIAMLGTDVGVLVVPDDSEFEDLNDLVEALKEDPGSVPTAGSSGAGGWDHIRLLMLADEAGISAEDYKQIRWVQFDGGSPAVTQMLGGQVDLVSTDLGEIAGFVESGDIRILAALSDDPIPAFPDAPTAIEQGYDVTGYNWRGFYTGGEVSDEAYNSWVERLSDLYETDEWEEAATSSGLVPVWRGGEEFEAYVNEQADQMNQISREIGVIE, from the coding sequence ATGACAGCTATATCAAGAGTGCTTGGTACCGCAGTGGTCTTTGCATCGCTGGGCGCTTTCCAGGCGCAGGCAGCGGAATGCATTGCACCTGCGGATCCCGGCGGCGGCTGGGACTTCACCTGCCGGACGGTCGGCAAGCTGCTGCACGATCTGGACCTGGTGGATGAGCCGGTTCAGGTCACCAACATGCCCGGCGGCGTCGGTGCCACGGCCTATGCCAACGTGATGTCGAAGCGGGCCGATGACGAGTCCCTGCTGGTGGCCACCTCGACCGTGGGCGTTACCCAGATCGCCCAGGACAAGTATCCCGCCGGCACGGATGTGATGCGCTGGATCGCCATGCTGGGAACCGACGTCGGTGTTCTGGTCGTGCCAGATGACTCCGAGTTTGAGGACCTGAACGATCTGGTCGAAGCCCTGAAGGAAGATCCCGGTTCGGTCCCGACCGCAGGGTCTTCGGGAGCCGGCGGCTGGGATCATATCCGCTTGCTGATGCTTGCCGATGAGGCCGGCATCTCGGCCGAGGATTACAAGCAGATCCGTTGGGTCCAGTTCGATGGTGGCAGCCCTGCCGTCACCCAGATGCTGGGGGGACAGGTGGACCTGGTTTCCACGGACCTTGGGGAGATCGCCGGTTTCGTGGAATCCGGGGACATCCGCATTCTGGCAGCACTGTCGGACGATCCGATCCCGGCCTTTCCCGATGCCCCGACGGCAATCGAGCAGGGCTATGACGTGACCGGGTACAATTGGCGCGGCTTCTATACCGGTGGCGAGGTTTCCGACGAAGCCTACAACAGTTGGGTGGAGCGGCTGTCGGACCTCTATGAAACAGACGAGTGGGAAGAGGCCGCGACAAGCAGCGGTCTGGTTCCCGTCTGGCGTGGCGGTGAAGAGTTCGAGGCCTATGTCAACGAACAGGCCGACCAGATGAACCAGATCTCGCGGGAGATCGGGGTTATCGAATGA
- a CDS encoding GntR family transcriptional regulator, with the protein MKEAVQQFAQQPGQEDETSSAPNLGRLAHSRIRADILSLGLAPGEVVSERGLQGVYGISRTPIREALAALIREGLVVRTARGYAVAPFDLRELREIFEYREIVEDAAVRLACRNAMAQELDELQRRVDCGLEPFTPDGWFEAGLDVHVRIAELSRNRFLCQAVRDSVNRTLRPRWLLASSEEARAVSHREHSEIVALIRKQDEEGAARAIRLHGRDVRDRILSAISDSRRIFGARAFTDPRPAAD; encoded by the coding sequence ATGAAGGAAGCCGTACAGCAGTTTGCGCAGCAGCCCGGGCAGGAGGATGAAACCTCGTCTGCGCCGAACCTTGGCCGGCTTGCGCATTCCCGCATTCGTGCTGACATCCTGTCGCTGGGACTGGCGCCCGGCGAGGTCGTGTCCGAGCGCGGACTGCAGGGTGTCTACGGCATCTCACGCACACCGATCCGTGAAGCACTGGCCGCCTTGATTCGCGAGGGACTGGTGGTGCGTACCGCGCGCGGCTATGCCGTGGCCCCTTTCGACCTGCGCGAGCTGCGCGAGATCTTCGAATATCGCGAGATCGTCGAGGACGCCGCTGTCAGGTTGGCTTGCCGGAATGCCATGGCGCAGGAACTGGATGAGCTGCAGAGAAGGGTCGATTGCGGCCTTGAGCCTTTCACCCCCGACGGCTGGTTCGAGGCCGGATTGGATGTGCATGTTCGGATCGCCGAGTTGTCGCGCAACCGTTTCCTGTGCCAGGCCGTGCGCGATAGCGTGAACCGCACGCTGCGTCCACGCTGGCTGCTCGCCTCATCCGAAGAAGCGCGCGCCGTGTCCCATCGCGAGCACAGCGAGATTGTCGCTTTGATTCGAAAACAAGACGAGGAAGGCGCCGCAAGAGCGATACGCCTGCACGGACGCGACGTCCGCGATCGCATACTGTCTGCAATCAGCGACTCGCGCCGGATATTCGGGGCTCGGGCCTTCACGGACCCGAGGCCTGCAGCAGACTGA
- a CDS encoding hydroxymethylglutaryl-CoA lyase has product MVVSSDSAAIPGFPDKVVVVDVGPRDGLQSEGAWISTEQKIELVNGLIDAGIRHLEVTSFVSPRAVPQMKDAAEVLAGIDRSKGAVLTALVPNAKGAERAVEAGVDAMVVFMSASESHNLKNVNRTRETSLEGFREICRIAEPAGVQVYGAIATAFGCPFEGNVAVEDVADVARAYRDMGITKISLGDTTGMATPPIVRERCQALKRDVPEADVALHFHNTRGVGLACVYTGLLEGITRFEASIGGLGGCPFAPKATGNICTEDLVYMLHESGVETGIDLERLIAVSRRTEEMIGRSLPGQVMKAGPRLELHDMGSVATADARANG; this is encoded by the coding sequence ATGGTGGTATCATCTGACAGCGCTGCGATCCCCGGTTTTCCCGACAAGGTCGTTGTCGTCGATGTGGGCCCACGTGACGGCCTGCAGTCGGAAGGGGCCTGGATCAGCACCGAACAGAAGATCGAGCTGGTCAACGGCCTGATCGACGCCGGCATACGTCACCTTGAAGTCACCTCCTTCGTCTCACCACGTGCCGTGCCGCAAATGAAAGACGCGGCCGAAGTCCTGGCCGGTATCGACCGCAGCAAGGGCGCCGTGCTGACGGCCCTGGTGCCCAACGCCAAGGGAGCCGAACGGGCCGTCGAGGCCGGTGTCGACGCCATGGTGGTCTTCATGTCGGCCTCGGAAAGCCACAACCTCAAGAACGTCAACCGGACGCGCGAGACCTCCCTGGAAGGCTTCCGGGAAATCTGCCGAATCGCCGAACCGGCAGGCGTCCAGGTCTACGGCGCCATTGCCACCGCCTTCGGCTGTCCCTTCGAGGGCAACGTTGCGGTGGAGGATGTGGCCGATGTCGCCCGGGCCTACCGCGACATGGGCATCACCAAGATCTCCTTGGGCGACACCACCGGCATGGCGACGCCACCCATCGTGCGCGAGCGCTGCCAGGCCCTGAAGCGCGACGTGCCGGAAGCGGACGTTGCCCTGCACTTCCACAATACACGCGGCGTCGGTCTTGCCTGTGTCTATACAGGCCTTCTGGAAGGCATCACCCGCTTCGAAGCCAGCATCGGCGGACTGGGCGGCTGCCCCTTTGCGCCCAAGGCCACGGGCAACATCTGCACCGAGGACCTGGTCTACATGCTGCACGAGAGCGGTGTTGAGACCGGCATCGACCTGGAACGCCTGATTGCGGTCTCCAGGCGAACCGAGGAGATGATCGGTCGCAGCCTGCCGGGCCAGGTTATGAAGGCCGGTCCAAGACTTGAACTGCATGACATGGGCAGCGTCGCGACAGCCGACGCACGGGCCAATGGGTGA
- a CDS encoding CaiB/BaiF CoA transferase family protein, with protein sequence MTWAASRQPTHGPMGEEASPTAKAPLEGIRVLDLTRVLSGPFCSMMLGDMGAEVIKVEPPKGDPVREQGAMPNGFSWYFAAFNRNKKSIVLDLYSDAGKEVLARLIREADVMVDNFRPGVLARMGFDEARLKDLNPRLVTANINGFGSTGPYVDRPAFDFIAQAMSGLMSVNGAEGEDPMRTAQPITDLVAGLYCAFGIVSALRARDLNGEGQHVDSSMVNGAISMMAYLASEFLATGNLPERTGNNHPLVAPYGLFKTSDGEIAVAPSNDTILKRFLDAVGVGHLMEDPHYDSNEKRFGRRNELQALLDAEISKERQDVWIERLNKAGVPCGRVLNLAEAFSDPQVQAQKMVIDVEQPGYGPIRMLGFPVKLNRTPCQVRRPAPELGADTEAVLREGGFSETEIAALEQDGVVASGRPEGEQDTGD encoded by the coding sequence ATGACATGGGCAGCGTCGCGACAGCCGACGCACGGGCCAATGGGTGAAGAGGCTTCGCCCACCGCGAAGGCACCACTCGAGGGCATTCGTGTGCTGGATCTGACGCGTGTCCTCTCGGGGCCTTTTTGCAGCATGATGCTGGGCGACATGGGGGCAGAAGTTATCAAGGTCGAGCCGCCCAAGGGCGATCCCGTGCGCGAACAGGGGGCCATGCCAAACGGCTTCTCCTGGTATTTCGCGGCCTTCAATCGCAACAAGAAATCGATCGTGCTCGATCTCTACAGCGACGCGGGCAAGGAAGTGCTGGCCCGCCTGATCCGGGAGGCCGATGTCATGGTCGACAACTTCCGCCCCGGCGTCCTTGCCCGCATGGGTTTCGACGAGGCCCGGCTGAAGGACCTCAACCCACGGCTCGTCACCGCCAACATCAACGGCTTTGGCAGCACGGGGCCCTATGTGGACCGCCCGGCCTTCGACTTCATCGCCCAGGCCATGAGCGGCCTGATGAGCGTGAACGGCGCGGAAGGCGAGGATCCCATGCGCACCGCCCAGCCGATCACCGACCTTGTGGCCGGCCTCTACTGCGCCTTCGGGATCGTCAGCGCGCTGCGCGCCCGCGATCTGAACGGCGAGGGCCAGCATGTGGACTCCTCGATGGTGAACGGCGCCATCAGCATGATGGCCTATCTGGCCTCGGAATTCCTGGCGACCGGCAACCTGCCGGAGCGCACCGGCAACAACCACCCGCTGGTCGCTCCCTACGGCCTGTTCAAGACGTCGGACGGCGAGATCGCGGTTGCCCCTTCCAACGACACCATCCTGAAGCGCTTCCTTGATGCCGTCGGCGTGGGCCACCTGATGGAGGATCCACACTACGACAGCAACGAGAAACGCTTTGGCCGCCGCAACGAACTGCAGGCCCTGCTGGACGCGGAGATCTCGAAGGAGCGCCAGGACGTCTGGATCGAGCGCCTCAACAAGGCCGGCGTGCCCTGTGGGCGGGTCCTGAACCTGGCCGAAGCCTTCTCCGACCCGCAGGTGCAGGCCCAGAAAATGGTCATCGATGTGGAGCAGCCGGGCTATGGCCCTATCCGCATGCTGGGCTTCCCGGTGAAGCTGAATCGCACCCCCTGCCAGGTGCGCCGGCCCGCACCCGAACTGGGCGCCGACACCGAAGCGGTTCTGCGCGAAGGCGGTTTCAGCGAAACAGAAATCGCCGCCCTCGAGCAGGACGGCGTGGTTGCCTCTGGCCGGCCTGAGGGTGAGCAAGATACCGGCGACTGA
- a CDS encoding class I SAM-dependent DNA methyltransferase — protein MSENNPLLRRVYALDGDKEETRRVYAEWAEQYDRDTLDGMGYVAPGLVARDAKVLDAGCGTGLAGVELKKLGFTNIDGNDLSREMLEVAGEKNAYGQLSEADLTVPLEIADDSYDAVISVGVFTSGHVKPKALDELARVTRKGGQIVVTVHEKVWEADGYPDYLEDMEMRGLVNIQAVKEAPYHRNEGYRCQICILEVL, from the coding sequence ATGAGCGAGAACAATCCGCTGCTGCGCCGCGTATACGCCCTGGACGGCGACAAGGAGGAAACCCGCCGCGTCTATGCCGAATGGGCCGAACAGTACGACCGCGACACCCTTGACGGGATGGGCTATGTGGCGCCCGGCCTGGTCGCCAGGGACGCGAAGGTTCTGGACGCGGGCTGCGGCACCGGTCTGGCCGGTGTGGAGCTGAAGAAGCTGGGGTTCACCAATATCGACGGCAACGACCTGTCGCGCGAGATGCTCGAAGTGGCCGGCGAAAAGAACGCTTACGGCCAGTTGTCCGAGGCGGACCTGACCGTGCCGCTGGAGATTGCCGACGACAGCTACGACGCCGTGATCTCGGTAGGTGTCTTCACAAGCGGCCACGTCAAGCCGAAGGCCCTGGACGAGTTGGCGCGCGTGACCCGCAAGGGCGGGCAGATCGTCGTGACGGTGCACGAGAAGGTCTGGGAGGCTGACGGCTATCCGGACTATCTGGAAGACATGGAGATGCGCGGCCTGGTCAACATCCAGGCGGTGAAGGAAGCGCCTTATCACCGCAACGAAGGCTACCGCTGCCAGATCTGCATTCTGGAGGTGCTCTGA
- the arfB gene encoding alternative ribosome rescue aminoacyl-tRNA hydrolase ArfB, with translation MSHLKVTGRISIPETELEESFIQASGPGGQNVNKVATAVQMRFDVAHSPSLPEEVRERLMAQLGPRLTNNGELVIDARRFRSRERNREDARERLAALIRKATQRPVPRRPTKPTKASKRRRLEAKKARGTIKRARAKPAED, from the coding sequence ATGAGCCACCTGAAGGTGACGGGGCGTATTTCGATTCCCGAAACGGAGCTGGAGGAAAGTTTCATCCAGGCGTCCGGTCCCGGCGGGCAGAACGTGAACAAGGTGGCCACGGCCGTGCAGATGCGCTTCGACGTGGCCCATTCGCCAAGCCTGCCCGAAGAGGTGCGTGAGCGTTTGATGGCGCAACTTGGCCCACGCCTGACCAACAACGGTGAGCTGGTGATCGATGCCCGGCGCTTTCGCAGCCGCGAGCGCAATCGCGAGGATGCACGCGAACGCCTGGCGGCCTTGATCCGCAAGGCCACGCAGCGGCCTGTGCCCCGGCGTCCCACGAAACCCACGAAGGCCAGCAAGCGCCGTCGCCTGGAGGCCAAGAAGGCGCGCGGCACGATCAAGCGTGCGCGCGCAAAGCCAGCGGAGGATTGA
- a CDS encoding GNAT family N-acetyltransferase, with translation MTALVAGQPAHRAVAIDPDVRNLRAHHACLSAGFRDWGQVKPLTIARS, from the coding sequence GTGACTGCGCTTGTCGCAGGTCAGCCGGCGCACCGCGCCGTCGCCATCGATCCCGACGTGCGCAACCTGCGCGCCCACCACGCCTGCCTCAGCGCCGGGTTCCGGGATTGGGGGCAAGTTAAACCCCTGACGATCGCGCGCAGCTGA
- a CDS encoding glycine cleavage T C-terminal barrel domain-containing protein, with the protein MSPTTPATHKDHTHPNVPAVDQSDRMVPYNLRQSGPTPVQMLISTRVRKSPFWHLSIEAGAWRATVYNRMYHPRGYVRPEDGGAMAEYDALVNRVTLWNVAVERQIRVKGPDAEAFVNFVITRDATKIQPLHGKYCILCNEKGGILNDPVLLRLAEDEFWFSISDSDLLLWLQGVNVSRRWDVDIAEIDVSPLQVQGPLSEELMTELFGSSVGQLPYYGLMETELAGCPVVVSQTGFTGEKGYEIYVRNATEAAEAVWYAIRGAGASYGLRVIAPAHHRRIAAGILSWGQDMDAETSPFQVNLAYQVPRKKTADYIGKKELERQRAEIDAGRYPFPLKMVGMKLGGHPITDYAPDFWLIQNSKGERVGYVTSPWWSPELETNIALGFVPWELSELGTALKVELPEAYTEVSGQPVEAEVTEVPFRPSKNPSARERAKAEGRDSAY; encoded by the coding sequence ATGTCTCCGACCACCCCAGCCACCCACAAGGATCACACCCATCCGAACGTGCCGGCCGTCGACCAGTCGGACCGGATGGTCCCCTACAACCTGCGCCAGTCCGGCCCGACGCCGGTGCAGATGCTGATCTCGACCCGGGTGCGCAAGTCGCCTTTCTGGCACCTGTCCATCGAGGCCGGCGCCTGGCGGGCCACGGTCTATAACCGCATGTACCATCCGCGCGGCTATGTACGCCCCGAGGATGGCGGCGCCATGGCCGAGTACGATGCCCTGGTCAATCGCGTGACGCTGTGGAACGTGGCCGTGGAGCGCCAGATTCGCGTGAAGGGCCCCGATGCCGAGGCCTTCGTGAACTTTGTCATCACCCGGGATGCCACCAAAATCCAGCCCCTGCATGGCAAGTACTGCATCCTGTGCAACGAGAAGGGCGGCATCCTGAACGACCCTGTGTTGCTGCGCCTGGCGGAGGACGAGTTCTGGTTCTCCATCTCGGATTCCGACCTTTTGCTCTGGTTGCAGGGCGTGAATGTCAGCCGCCGCTGGGACGTGGATATCGCCGAGATCGACGTGTCGCCGCTGCAGGTGCAGGGGCCGCTCTCCGAAGAACTTATGACCGAGCTGTTCGGCAGCAGCGTGGGCCAACTGCCCTACTACGGCCTGATGGAGACGGAACTGGCCGGTTGCCCCGTCGTGGTCAGCCAGACCGGTTTCACGGGCGAGAAGGGCTATGAGATCTATGTCCGCAATGCCACGGAAGCGGCCGAGGCCGTCTGGTATGCCATTCGCGGGGCCGGCGCCAGCTATGGCCTGCGTGTGATCGCACCCGCGCACCATCGCCGCATTGCCGCCGGCATCCTGTCCTGGGGCCAGGACATGGACGCCGAGACCTCGCCCTTTCAGGTCAACCTGGCCTATCAGGTGCCGCGCAAGAAGACGGCCGACTACATTGGCAAGAAGGAATTGGAACGTCAGCGCGCAGAGATCGATGCGGGGCGCTACCCCTTCCCCTTGAAAATGGTCGGCATGAAGCTGGGCGGTCACCCCATTACCGACTACGCCCCGGATTTCTGGCTGATCCAGAACAGCAAGGGCGAACGTGTGGGCTATGTCACCTCGCCCTGGTGGTCGCCCGAGCTTGAAACCAACATTGCGCTGGGTTTCGTGCCCTGGGAGCTGAGCGAGTTGGGCACGGCGTTGAAGGTGGAACTGCCCGAAGCCTATACGGAAGTTTCAGGCCAGCCGGTGGAGGCCGAGGTAACCGAGGTGCCCTTCCGCCCCTCCAAGAACCCTAGCGCGCGGGAGCGGGCCAAGGCCGAGGGGCGAGATTCGGCTTACTGA
- a CDS encoding ABC transporter ATP-binding protein, producing MTIGRVAPDTETPLLEVENLKKHFPIRKGLFSRVVGQVYAVDGISFSVAPNETLGIVGESGCGKSTAGKAILNLIKPTDGEVKLEGKRIDNLSGAKMRSVRKQLQVVFQDPYSSLNPRLRVGEIVGEPILNFDSRNRHAREERVIELLERVGLPADAAKKYPYEFSGGQRQRIGIARALALDPKMIVCDEPVSALDVSVQAQVVNLLMDLQQDLKLSYLFVAHDLAVVEHISHRVAVMYLGKIVELSDKHSLFSGPLHPYTEALLSAVPQPSPRRKPDRIVLKGDVPSPINPPKGCRFHTRCPYAFDRCYVEEPPLREVQPGRHVACHLHDDDKPIKDFS from the coding sequence ATGACTATCGGAAGAGTAGCTCCAGACACGGAAACCCCTCTGCTGGAAGTGGAAAACCTGAAGAAGCACTTTCCTATCCGGAAGGGCTTGTTTTCCCGGGTAGTTGGCCAAGTCTATGCCGTAGATGGCATTTCCTTCTCCGTCGCTCCCAATGAAACACTGGGTATTGTCGGCGAAAGTGGTTGTGGGAAGTCAACAGCGGGCAAGGCGATCCTGAACCTCATCAAACCCACTGATGGAGAGGTGAAGCTTGAGGGCAAACGAATAGATAATTTAAGCGGCGCTAAGATGCGGTCCGTGCGAAAGCAGCTTCAAGTCGTATTCCAGGACCCATACTCTTCCCTGAATCCACGTCTCCGGGTCGGAGAGATTGTGGGTGAGCCGATACTCAATTTTGATAGCCGCAATCGACATGCGCGAGAAGAGCGCGTTATCGAATTGCTGGAAAGAGTTGGACTGCCCGCTGATGCCGCCAAGAAGTATCCCTATGAATTTTCGGGCGGGCAGCGTCAGCGAATTGGTATTGCGAGGGCGCTCGCGTTGGATCCCAAGATGATTGTGTGTGATGAGCCAGTTTCTGCCTTAGATGTCTCAGTCCAGGCACAGGTCGTAAACCTTCTAATGGATCTTCAACAAGATTTGAAACTCTCGTACTTGTTCGTTGCCCACGATCTGGCGGTGGTTGAGCACATCAGTCATCGTGTTGCCGTGATGTACCTGGGCAAGATTGTCGAGCTTTCTGACAAGCACTCACTGTTCAGTGGCCCGCTCCATCCGTATACAGAAGCGCTTCTTTCCGCGGTTCCACAACCGTCACCGCGACGAAAGCCAGATAGAATTGTTCTCAAAGGAGATGTGCCGAGTCCGATCAACCCTCCGAAAGGGTGTCGGTTTCATACCCGCTGCCCTTACGCTTTTGATCGATGTTACGTTGAGGAGCCACCACTACGTGAAGTTCAGCCAGGGCGACACGTGGCCTGCCATCTTCATGATGATGACAAGCCAATTAAAGACTTTTCGTAA
- a CDS encoding ABC transporter ATP-binding protein gives MVATIESAEEDAEGQQGHDESALLEVEGLSTYFFTRDGVVRAVDDVSFSVAAGETVAVVGESGCGKSVTSLSIMGLLQTPPARIVSGHIKLQGRDLLTLPESEMRKVRGNEISMIFQEPMTSLNPVLTIGRQIGETLVLHEGLSEKEAESRAVELLRLVNIPEAERRVREYPHQLSGGMRQRVMIAMALACQPKLLVADEPTTALDVTIQAQILELMSDLKQKTGSAIIFITHDLGVVAEMAERVVVMYAGKKVEEAPVVDLFERPRHPYTAGLLDSVLKLGSSSGERGKRRLNEIPGTVPSLKDEIVGCPFAPRCSYATDYCRTDAPVLEEKAPEHFAACFHSDQLAEQEN, from the coding sequence ATGGTGGCAACAATCGAAAGCGCCGAAGAAGATGCGGAAGGACAGCAGGGGCACGATGAGTCCGCTCTGCTGGAAGTCGAAGGCCTGTCTACATACTTTTTTACCCGCGATGGTGTGGTGCGTGCCGTAGATGATGTTTCGTTCTCTGTTGCGGCCGGGGAAACTGTAGCAGTTGTTGGTGAAAGCGGTTGTGGGAAGAGCGTCACCTCCCTTTCAATCATGGGGCTTCTACAAACGCCTCCGGCAAGGATCGTCTCCGGACATATCAAGCTTCAAGGACGTGATCTCCTGACGTTGCCTGAATCGGAGATGCGCAAAGTCCGCGGCAATGAGATCTCCATGATCTTCCAGGAACCAATGACCTCGTTGAATCCGGTACTGACGATCGGTCGCCAGATAGGTGAGACATTGGTTCTGCATGAAGGATTGAGTGAGAAAGAGGCAGAGAGCCGAGCTGTTGAATTGCTGCGCCTCGTGAACATTCCGGAAGCCGAGCGCCGGGTGCGTGAATACCCACATCAGCTTTCAGGCGGCATGCGTCAGCGCGTGATGATCGCCATGGCGTTGGCGTGCCAACCCAAGCTCCTTGTGGCCGATGAACCGACCACTGCTCTGGACGTGACAATCCAAGCGCAGATTCTCGAACTCATGAGTGACCTCAAGCAGAAAACCGGAAGCGCGATCATTTTTATTACGCATGACCTGGGTGTTGTGGCGGAAATGGCCGAAAGAGTCGTCGTCATGTACGCCGGAAAAAAAGTGGAGGAAGCGCCTGTAGTAGACCTCTTTGAACGCCCTCGGCATCCCTATACAGCTGGCTTGCTTGATTCGGTACTTAAGCTTGGCAGCTCCTCCGGAGAGAGAGGGAAAAGACGGCTGAATGAGATACCTGGAACAGTTCCTTCCCTGAAAGATGAGATTGTCGGGTGCCCCTTTGCCCCGCGTTGTTCCTACGCTACGGACTACTGCCGAACCGATGCTCCTGTCTTGGAGGAAAAGGCACCTGAGCATTTTGCCGCTTGCTTCCATTCCGATCAGCTAGCTGAGCAGGAAAACTGA